A region of the Hemitrygon akajei chromosome 11, sHemAka1.3, whole genome shotgun sequence genome:
ATCCACGAGGAGATGTTGAAATATTATGTGGGGAGTTCAGTTGGTTCTGGGATTGGGAACGCAATAACCAATTGTCCCAAGATAGGTACAGACAATTCGGCAATTGTCATGTTTGTCTTTGTTGGATAGGATGTTGAGTATAAGAGTAGGGAAAACATGCTGCATAGATATAAAACCCTGTCCTGACTGCACGAAGAGTACTGAGTGCATTTCCAGTTGTCCGGTTACAGAAAAACAGTGCAGTGCACGCAGAAGAGATGTACAAGGATGCTGTCCGGGTTAGTGGTATGATGTACATGCAACGTTGGACATACTTGGGTTGTTGCATAAcacaaatatattaaaaatacaataaaaccCCAGCACATGCAAGACAGAAAATGCGGAAAATACCAAGAGAATCCAGAAGCAATCCAACATATCACAGGATCCTGTCACAGTTTAACTCAATGGGTTACTTACACAGGCAacatcaagtggcaaacatcattcaacaAAATTCTTGCTCTGAAACGCAGACTTATGAAAGAAATTACACTTTACTATATATAGAAGCCTCATCCATTTTAAGGTCAGTGTCCtccaaattatattatgatcgaTCCCTTATTGCTGATAGACCAATCCATAATTACCGTCCGGATACAGTATTACAGAGAAAACAAGTACAAAAAAGTTGCTCAATAGATACAGCCATTCGAAACACACATAATATACAACATTCAATGAGCAAAAACCAGCAGATGActgctgaattaaaagaagaaattgaaagtctatggaacatgaacagggaaTAAATATATTgttccaatagtaatatctacaaataGTATCATCTCAATGTCAATATACAATAGCATTAAAGATTAGGCACACAAAACACCATGCATGTAAATTCTCAGAAAACCACAATACTAAATGCCATTTGGATAGTCCGAAAGTTCGAAGAAATTGAGAAATATGTATGCTTGTCTATGCCCGTACCTCAGTTTTACCAGCTTCAACTGAGAAAAAAAGTAGTAATAAGAGCTCAATGGTAAAAATGTCATGATCAtcgtcattatgtgccgtgttatGCCCAGATGTTATTAGAGAACGTCTGCCTGGTTTagtagtcacataaccaggactggtGATGTGCATcagctactcatacgaccatcctcTACCTACTTCCATGGTTTCATGTAACCCTGATTGGGGTTGGAGGGCAACAAAGCAGGTGTTTAAGGGTGACTTGCAAGCTAGAGGAGGAGAAGTTCACCTTAAAGTAGGGACATTCCAACAAGTTACAGGatgctgcagcagtttaactcaatctgactaCCTACCCAGGTTCAATCAAATGGTAAACATCAGGCACCAAAATCGTGCTCCAGaatccaaactcataaaagacattGTACCTTATCACAAATGCAAGCCCAATTCAGTTTTAGAGTCAATGCTTCAAATTATAATTTGACCGAACGAGagcaaatctgcaaatgctggtaaTCAAAGTAATAAACACAAAAtgatgatgaaggatctcagcccggaACATTGACggtttactattttccatagatgctgcccggcctgctgagtttctccagcattttgtttgtattgTTGTTTTGATATGTTATGACTGATCTTTTATTGTTGATAAGATAATCCATTATAACCGGTAGAATATAATATTACAGATTAAACAAGTGAGAAAACGTAGTTAATAGATATAGTCATTCCAAATACAGAAAACATACAAAATCAACAAGAGAGACAAAAAAACACCAGATTTATGCTGAACTAAAAGAGGGAAATGAAAGGCTAGGGATCACGAAGAGGGTATACATTctcccaatagtaatatccacAACTAGGTAATCCCATAGTCACTAAACAATAGGATTAAACAATTAGGGTCACATAGCAATGTTTCTATAAATACTCAGAAAGCGACAATAATAAACACCTCTAGAATAGTACGAACGTTCCTAGAAATTGAGGAATTAGTGTGCTTGGCTCTGTCCGTATCTCAGGTTTTACCAACTTGAGCTAGGAATaatacaacaacaataataatataaaCAAAATACACTAGGATACCACTGATAGCGGGAAACACGTTTTCCAGgacttcagacatcccatccctcCGAGACTTGAGTCCAATTTTCCCCAAACAATGTCTCAGCTATTTTCTGCGTCCTCTATACTAAAGCCATTGGGTGCAGTTATATAGAGCCTCGGTAAAGGAACAGCCGGAACTGTTAATATTTATATGGATATGCCTGGAAAAAAAACGAATCCTTACCTGATCTACATTCTTTAAAGATCCAAATAAAAATTACGATAACCAACATTATAAGGAGCCCAAGGAGGATAGCTGCGGGAAGACAACAGTCTGGGGAGAAAGAATTTTTGCTTGGTGAAATAATTGCTTCTCAAGGCATTTTATTAGGGCTTTCATTTGATTGTAATGTAAATGATTCTAAACAGATATACGCTAATTCTAAACAGCAACAGTAAAAAATGTAAACCGCTGCCGTCAAATTTCGTGTTGGATTCAGATTCTACAGAGAGTTACCATCCAACCCAGTGGTGTGTTAAATTCTAAGGACACCAACAGTGGATGTTATTTTAATTATATATGTTGCATGTCGAGCCCTGACCTGCACACTCCTGCAAATTACTAAGGTATGACAATGTATATGGTGAGTAAACTTGAGCCTTCATCCTTGAACTGTAAAGGACGACTAGAACCTCATGGCAACGCCAACTAATTAATGACTCATCGAATGAAATAGAGCATGAAAACATACGGCTCCTCAGATCGGTTCCCTGCTTTCTTCTCAGTCACCTTGCCCCTTCCAATCACTTTTAGGTTCATCATCCCAACTTTCCTTTCATGGTGGCCTTGTATAATTCCCGCAAGATGCTCCCAACCGCACTGTGAGAACATCACGGTCATCAGAGAGTTCAAAAGGTGTTTTACCCACAGGTGCTCAAAGGGCCCAAGCGTTAGGCAGCCAAAGGGGTGTTGCTGGAGATAAACAGAGCCTCAGAAACGAATGACTAGATATTAATACTTACTGTAAATTCAGTGAACCGACGGTCTATTCCAGCAGATATTGGGGAGCAATGAGGCCGATCGGTCCATCGAGGCTGCTCCGTCATTCCACTACAGATGATTATTAATATTGTGTGTGTAAAACATCGCCTTACCTTGATCTGGTCCAATGTTGGGATGGGAGACGCTCATAGTCCTCTTCTTTCCCGCGCCCCCGAATTGTGCAATACAAGTGCTGACTCCTCCGTTTATCCAGGTTTTCACTGGGACCCGTACCTGACTTCTAACACTGTAGCTCCCGTCAGGGTCACGCGTGCCGGGATCGCTCCATCCTTCCGTGATCTGTCCGGATATGTCCCAGTAAATGACAATCTGCTTGGAAGAGAGGCCGCTAaccagacacaccaggagaacgGATCCGTTCACCTCAGACGATGGGACAAATAGCTGCATGTTGGTCCGACTGGTGGAGCTGTCTGACAGAGATTGGGACACAGTTAATCGGAGCTTTAACCGAAGTACATGGGTGAGTATAATCCCAGTGCCGATTTCTCTTACCTCCAACAATGAGTCTAGGTCCTTTCACAAGCGATGGATAGCTTTTTATCTCAGCACAGTAGTAGAAACCCGAATCCTCCAGACTTACGTTCCGGATTTCCAGCACTGATGTGCGATCACCGGAGCCTTTTTTGTAAGTAGCCCTGCAGCCGGTCTTTTGGCAGTCGGTGGTTCTGATCGCTACCGGGGGTTCATCAGCACGGTGTTTGTACCAGAAAATACCTCTCCCGAACTCTAGTTTGTTCTTAAATTCACAGGACAGTTTAACCGTCTGACCCACGTCTGCAGTCCGTGCAGCCGGACTCACAGAAAACGGCTCGGATGCTGCAACATGAATGATTATCAGTCAACTAAAAATATCCGGAACTGAACTAATTAGAAATTAAGCACATTGCCTGCACCTTAAAACTGCACCGACATTCTCAGTTGCATTTATTGCTTAAGGCGTCTAAGTAACATCTAAAAGAGAACCAGAAGGATATTTGACGCTAACCTGGTTAATATCGCAAGACCTTTCCcttattcatttacaggatgtgtAGCCGATAAAAATAGTTTGTCTATCTATCCGGAGGTAACTTTAAATTGAGAAGTTTGGTGGCATTTTCAGGTAGGGCTCGAGAAGTATTCTGCTCGGCGTTTGGGGTTGCTTGATAACCTTCACCAAAAGAAAATGAGCGAGGCTCATAACAATAATTTTGAATTTATTTAGATAGCTTTAGAATCAGCATTAATGAGATTCGAGCTTTGTAATCCAGATTGATTTGATTCACTGAAGCTTATTTTCACAAGTTCACGGGATTTTTAAGGTACTGGA
Encoded here:
- the LOC140735148 gene encoding Ig heavy chain Mem5-like, which translates into the protein MMMKVLFLFVTVQVFRAYASEPFSVSPAARTADVGQTVKLSCEFKNKLEFGRGIFWYKHRADEPPVAIRTTDCQKTGCRATYKKGSGDRTSVLEIRNVSLEDSGFYYCAEIKSYPSLVKGPRLIVGDSSTSRTNMQLFVPSSEVNGSVLLVCLVSGLSSKQIVIYWDISGQITEGWSDPGTRDPDGSYSVRSQVRVPVKTWINGGVSTCIAQFGGAGKKRTMSVSHPNIGPDQDCCLPAAILLGLLIMLVIVIFIWIFKECRSGTHRQSVTREGHSRAAQSQAPIIYASLDFAASSSPLR